CGAGGTCCGTCTCTGTCTGTTCCATCAATTCTTGAAGCTTCTTCATCTCGCCAGAACCACCTTTTCCTCCTTCGCCTTTTTTCAACTGAGATTCATATTCCCGCGCCATGTTGCGTAGCGCCTCTTGTTGTGCAGCCATTTGTGCCATTTGCTTACTCATTCCCTTGCTTCCTGGAGTCATGCCTGGTTTTTCTCCTGGCTTTTTACCTCCAGGTTGCATTCCTTTTTTCATGTCTTCCAACTGCTTATTCATTTGTTCCTGAAGTTTGCGCATAGCACCGGCTGAAGGTTTACTGCCCTTTCCACCGGGCTTGTTGCAAGAGCCAGAACCAGATGCTTGCGCTGCTGCTGCTTGCATTTGCTGTACCGTTTCGCTTAGAAGCAAGGCTAAATTATTTAATGATGTAAGTGCAAACTGTTGACGAGACAAAGCTTCGGGTGTCTTGCGGTCTGCCATTTTTTCGATAGACTTTTTCATGTTTCCATTCACCGAACGGATCTCTCGATTCACAATGGTTTCTATCTGCGGAACGCGTTTGCTTAATGCATAAAGAGAGTCTTCTATTAGTTTGCTATCATCTTTTAGTTTGAGCTGCTCACGCGCCAGATCCGTGTATTTAGGATCGTTCTGATTGGTGGTTTTGAGATTACCAATAAGCTGTTCTTGATCAAAGGAAAGTGTCAGGAGGTTTTCCACGATTTGACGCAATGCCTCTAAGTCTTCTTCTTGTCCTTGGGACTGCATCTGCATCATCATGTTACCCATTTTCTGGGCCATGTTTTTCATTTGTTCAGATGCTTTTTTCTGCGATTCAGACGCCTTTTTATTCTGGTTCTGGTCGAGTTGCTCCTTGCTTTCTTTTTGATTTTCAGACACGGACTCTTCTTCGTTCTTGAAGTCTTCCATATCGTTTGGTTTTTCCAGCTCCTCGTTCTTCTTTTCTAGGTCTGTGAGGTCGTCTTTTATCTTTTCGAATTCTTCGTTCAGTTTTTCCTGCTTCTCACTCAACTCTTCGTTTTCTGCCGTTTTTTCCTTCGTTTCTTCGGATAATTGTTCTTGGTCTTTTGCTAGTTCTTCCAAGCGCTCCATCGTCTGTTCAAGTTTTTGTTCAAACTCCAATTGTTTGAATAGCTCCAAGCTTCGGTCCAGTTCTTTCTCTAGATCTTCATTCGTTAACTCAATATCTTCAAGGAGCTCCTGAGCCTTTTCTTTGGTCATTTCATCCATCAGGCGCTCCATTTCATCAAAGAGCTTCTTCATGTCATCTGACATTACTTCCTCGAACAGCTTCTCCAATTGTTCTTGCTTCTCAACAAGCTTTGGGTCAAACTCCATCATTTCGTTCATTTTGGAGTTCTTCTGTTCAGATTTCTGCTGAATGTCCTCCATTTTCTTCTGAAGGGATTTCTGCATCTGCAGCATCTCTTTCATTTTTTCCTTGTCTTCCCAATCAAGGTTTTTCTTGTTTACGAGGTCTTTTTGTAGGTCAGCCAAGTTCTTTTTCATTTCCTCGGCCATTTTTAGACTTTCGGATATTTCTTGCTTCAGTTTCTCACTTTTTAGGTCGTTTTCTGCGGCCAACTCATTCATGGTGGCCACTCGGTAGGTGCTTTTTTCCGAACGACTGGATTTGCTTCCATTCACACCATCGTTATCCCAAACTTCGAAATAGTACTCCACTGCATCGCCTGGTTCTAAACCTATCTGCGTTAGATCCCAGAAATGGAAGAATGTTTCTGATTTCTGATTTTTGGAAACGCTCAATAGTTGTTCTGATTCATCGGCTTGTGAACCAGTTTCATTCAGTCGTTTGTATTTGAAAACCAGCGATGAGAATCCATAATCGTCTTTCACCTGTCCGTTGAAGTAAAGACGTTTTGGGTTCAGCGAATCTTCTACACCGGTCACGGAAATTGAAGGGTAAAGATCTGGAACAACCGTGACCGTGTATCGCAACGAATCACCAGATTCCATGTATTCGTTGGAACCAACAATCGTGTAGGCCGCACTTTTTTTGAATTGCTCCGAAAAAGTGAAGTTGTTGTCCGAGACACGATTAAGTTTGCGCGGTTCATTATCCAAAACCATGCTCAACCCAATCGTTTTGGCTGTTTCGAAATTCCAGTTTATCCGCGTTCCTTCTGGGACCAATAAGTCTCCGCTGTTCTGACGGTTTTCGTTCGTACGACCAGTGTATTTAGGAAATTCCAAAGCAACATCAAACCCAACCACCGAAGGTTTTGGCAGCACTTTCAAAAGGTGTTCTGCTGAATTAAAACCGTTTCCGCTTAAACGGAAATCAACATCTTCTCGAGGTTGATGAAAAACGAAAGAAAATTTAGCTGCGCTTAGCTTGTTCATTAGCGCTCGTTTTCCATCCACTTCAACGTAAAGATCGTTCGGCACTTCTTTGCCATCTAAGGAAACCACGAGTTCAAAATCCTGTAGCTCAATGGTAGAAAGCTCTTCATTCTGAATATTGAAAAGGAATGGCGCGAGGTTTTCGAACGCTGTTCGATGATTGACGATTCTCCTTGTTCCCTCAGTCAATAACGAAGGAAAAACAACCAAAATCAACATCAACAGAATAACTGGAGGAAGAGCATAACGCAGGAATTGTTTGTTTTCCTTCAGGTCTATTGCTGTTGTAAATGGAATTGGCTTCAATTCCCCAATTCGCTGGTCGATGCTTGCAAGAAGCAGCTCAGAATTGGATGATTCAGCAGCACGTTGCAATTGCAAGGTGTTCAGTAATCGGTCTTCAATAGTTGAAAAATGTGCGCCAACGATTGTTGCCGCTTCATCGTAAGAAATTCCCGGGCGAATGTGCCAAAGGCGAATAATTGGCTCCGCTACCCAACGAGCGATGGCTAAACCAGAAACACCTAGAAGGGTATAGAAGAAAATGGTTCGACCAGTTACCCCGAAATGCCCAAAATATTCTAGAGAAACGAAGGCTAAGAAGAAAGCTAAAAGCAAGCCTGTTGTAAGCAGCGTTCCGCGAATAAGCTTATTCAGATAGTATTTCCGAATAAACTCATCTAACTTATGGAGTAATAGTTGACCGTCCCTGCTCATCGTTGTCTCAACGCCTGCATAATTTCTTTGTTGCTGCGACCACCAAAAATACGGCTATTCTGCGCGCTTCAATGTTCGCGTCTAAGTATAAACACGAAATAAGGCTACCTTTGCGCGCCCAAAATCAACCTTGATGGAAAGCCGAAAAGTAAGAGTACGATTTGCCCCTAGCCCAACCGGGCCACTGCACATGGGTGGCGTAAGAACTGCACTTTACAATTATTTGTTCGCCAAGAAAATGGGCGGAGATTTTATTCTGCGAATTGAAGACACCGACCAAACACGATACGTTCCTGGTGCCGAAGAATATATCATGGAAGCGCTGGAATGGTGCGGAATGAAGCTGGATGAGGGACCACGAAGTGGAGGCCAATATGGTCCATACAAGCAATCGGAGCGGAAAGCCAGCTATCTGGAGTTCGCTGAGCAATTGATTGAAAGCGGTCATGCATATTATGCGTTCGATACTCCAGAAGAGCTAACCGAAATGCGGGAACGCTTGACTAAAGCGAAGGTTGCAGCGCCACAATACAATGCGGTCACTCGTGAAACAATGAAGAATTCACTCACGCTTTCTGAAGATGATGTGAAAAGACGCATTGATGAAGGAGAAGCGTACGTAATCCGTATAAAGATTCCACGAAAGGAAGAGGTTCGATTTCATGACGTAATCCGTGGATGGGTTGTGGTTCATTCATCGCAAATGGACGACAAGGTTCTATTCAAGTCGGATGGTATGCCAACATATCATTTGGCAAATGTGGTTGACGACTACAAGATGAAGGTCACACATGTGATCAGAGGAGAAGAGTGGTTGCCATCAGCTCCGCTGCATGTGCTCTTGTACCGTTATTTAGGATGGGAAGAGGTGATGCCTGTTTTCGCACACCTCCCGCTTATTTTAAAACCTGACGGAAACGGCAAACTAAGTAAGCGAGATGGAGATAGACTTGGGTTTCCCGTGTTTCCGCTGAACTGGAAAGATCCAGAAACGGGAGAAGAGTCTCATGGCTATCGAGAAAGAGGCTATTTTCCAGAGGCCTTCGTAAACATGCTTGCTATGCTAGGATGGAACCCAGGAACCAATCAGGAGATTTTCTCTTTGGATCAACTTGTTGAGGCGTTCTCTTTAGAGCGAGTTGGAAAA
The nucleotide sequence above comes from Flavobacteriales bacterium. Encoded proteins:
- the gltX gene encoding glutamate--tRNA ligase, yielding MESRKVRVRFAPSPTGPLHMGGVRTALYNYLFAKKMGGDFILRIEDTDQTRYVPGAEEYIMEALEWCGMKLDEGPRSGGQYGPYKQSERKASYLEFAEQLIESGHAYYAFDTPEELTEMRERLTKAKVAAPQYNAVTRETMKNSLTLSEDDVKRRIDEGEAYVIRIKIPRKEEVRFHDVIRGWVVVHSSQMDDKVLFKSDGMPTYHLANVVDDYKMKVTHVIRGEEWLPSAPLHVLLYRYLGWEEVMPVFAHLPLILKPDGNGKLSKRDGDRLGFPVFPLNWKDPETGEESHGYRERGYFPEAFVNMLAMLGWNPGTNQEIFSLDQLVEAFSLERVGKSGSKFDPEKAKWYNQQYLRTYDDSELADIFTVTLNQKGINVDKDYVTAVCSLIKEKTQFTGEFWDIGSYFFQKPTHYDEGVIKKRWSDQAAIFFLAVADALSELAEWKSEEIELTFKSTAEKLEINPGQVMQLFRVLLSGQAGGPVIFEMTELIGRIEVVARLRDGVEKLK